From Myxococcus stipitatus, the proteins below share one genomic window:
- a CDS encoding vWA domain-containing protein codes for MSQTFLKRRLTVWGSTLLLVGAACTSRAPVATAELEPQTAPATPSAAPAGAARDDVARASDGNIAAVASAPREKEDSAQAVGASGADFGPSNAQAAMGAPLKAAPAVAMAEPAMRVASAPAPLRRAKAATAPDMLRPGDLADKRELSSEGGGNTFEAWKPNTFTETAKDPLSTFAADVDTASYTVARRYLVQGQLPPGSSVRVEEFVNYFKYRYAPPEKGAFTVHLEAAPSPFNPRRHFVRVGVQGKVVSRSQRKPAHLVFLVDTSGSMASDDKLPLAKEAIKIAVKNLNENDTVAIVTYAGSTRDLLSPTPATDVKRIHAALDTLQAGGGTSMGTGMDLAYRHAVKKAAGGVVSRVVVLTDGDTNIGPNLSPQAMLESIHKYVAEGVTLTTVGFGMGNYRDDLMEKLADKGNGNCFYVDSYKEARKVFETQLTGTLEVIAKDVKLQVEFDPVAVKRYRLLGYENRNVADQDFRDDKVDAGEIGAGHNVTALYEVELEPETKAPLATVRVRAKAPNGTEAAEQAFPFERARMRESLEAASPDFRFALAVAATADILRGNPATEGWSLATAQKLAEGATVGDSDRLEFVKLVSQARALSGASARGR; via the coding sequence ATGTCCCAGACCTTCCTGAAGCGCCGTTTGACCGTGTGGGGAAGTACCCTTCTGCTCGTCGGGGCGGCCTGCACCAGCCGCGCCCCCGTGGCCACCGCCGAGCTCGAACCCCAGACGGCCCCGGCCACCCCAAGCGCCGCTCCGGCCGGGGCGGCGCGGGACGACGTGGCACGGGCCTCCGATGGGAACATCGCCGCCGTCGCGTCGGCGCCGCGCGAGAAGGAAGACTCCGCCCAAGCGGTCGGAGCCTCCGGGGCCGACTTCGGCCCAAGCAACGCCCAGGCCGCCATGGGAGCACCGCTGAAGGCCGCGCCCGCCGTGGCCATGGCAGAGCCCGCGATGCGCGTGGCGTCGGCGCCAGCGCCCCTGCGGAGGGCCAAGGCCGCCACCGCGCCCGACATGCTCCGGCCCGGTGACCTGGCGGACAAGAGGGAACTCTCCTCGGAAGGCGGGGGCAACACCTTCGAGGCCTGGAAGCCCAACACCTTCACCGAGACGGCGAAGGACCCGCTGTCCACCTTCGCCGCGGACGTGGACACGGCCTCCTACACTGTGGCGCGACGCTACCTCGTCCAGGGACAACTTCCGCCGGGCTCCTCCGTGCGCGTGGAGGAGTTCGTCAACTACTTCAAATATCGCTACGCGCCGCCGGAGAAGGGGGCCTTCACCGTGCACCTGGAGGCCGCGCCGTCGCCCTTCAACCCCCGGCGGCACTTCGTGCGCGTGGGCGTGCAGGGCAAGGTCGTCTCCCGCTCGCAGCGCAAGCCCGCGCACCTGGTGTTCCTGGTGGACACGAGCGGCTCCATGGCGTCGGACGACAAGCTGCCCCTGGCGAAGGAGGCCATCAAGATCGCCGTGAAGAACCTGAACGAGAACGACACGGTGGCCATCGTCACCTATGCGGGCTCGACGAGGGACCTGCTGTCGCCCACGCCCGCGACGGACGTCAAGCGCATCCACGCGGCGCTCGACACCCTCCAGGCCGGCGGCGGCACGTCCATGGGCACGGGCATGGACCTGGCGTACCGCCACGCGGTGAAGAAGGCGGCGGGCGGCGTGGTGTCCCGCGTGGTGGTGCTCACGGATGGTGACACCAACATCGGCCCCAACCTGAGCCCGCAGGCCATGCTGGAGAGCATCCACAAGTACGTGGCGGAGGGCGTCACCCTCACCACGGTGGGCTTCGGCATGGGCAACTACCGGGACGACCTGATGGAGAAGCTCGCGGACAAGGGCAACGGCAACTGCTTCTACGTGGACAGCTACAAGGAGGCCCGCAAGGTCTTCGAGACGCAGCTCACCGGCACGCTGGAGGTCATCGCCAAGGACGTGAAGCTCCAGGTGGAGTTCGACCCCGTCGCGGTGAAGCGCTACCGCCTGCTGGGCTACGAGAACCGGAACGTGGCGGACCAGGACTTCCGCGACGACAAGGTGGACGCGGGGGAGATTGGCGCCGGCCACAACGTCACCGCGCTGTACGAGGTGGAGCTGGAGCCGGAGACGAAGGCGCCGCTGGCCACGGTGCGCGTGCGCGCCAAGGCGCCCAACGGCACCGAGGCCGCCGAGCAGGCCTTCCCCTTCGAGCGCGCCCGGATGCGTGAGTCGCTGGAGGCCGCGTCGCCGGACTTCCGCTTCGCCCTGGCCGTGGCGGCCACCGCGGACATCCTCCGCGGGAACCCGGCCACGGAGGGCTGGAGCCTGGCGACCGCGCAGAAGCTGGCCGAGGGCGCCACCGTGGGAGACTCGGACCGGTTGGAGTTCGTGAAGCTGGTGTCCCAGGCGCGCGCGCTGTCGGGCGCCTCGGCGCGGGGGCGCTGA
- a CDS encoding expansin EXLX1 family cellulose-binding protein has protein sequence MRPFLLPSRILLVPLTTSLLACAGCSDDPTGGGVPLGEEQKGIATYYDATGAGNCGYDASPDDLMVAAMNTPQYAHSAACGQCVDIQGPSGSVRVRIVDRCPECEAGHLDLSREAFAKIAEMGLGRVDITWKVVSCDVAGNLEYHFKNGSNPWWTAIQVRNHRLPIAKLEWRRGDGDWQNVPREDYNYFVNDSGMGEGSFNVRVTSSTGEQVEDKLPGVLDDRSYEGSAQFR, from the coding sequence ATGCGCCCATTCCTCCTTCCGTCCCGAATCCTGCTGGTCCCTCTCACCACGTCGCTGCTCGCCTGTGCCGGGTGTAGCGACGACCCCACCGGGGGCGGCGTCCCGCTGGGGGAGGAGCAGAAGGGCATCGCGACCTACTACGACGCCACGGGCGCCGGGAACTGCGGCTACGACGCCAGCCCGGATGACCTGATGGTGGCGGCGATGAACACGCCCCAGTACGCCCACAGCGCGGCGTGTGGCCAGTGCGTGGACATCCAGGGCCCCAGCGGCTCGGTGCGCGTGCGCATCGTCGACCGCTGCCCCGAGTGCGAAGCGGGCCACCTCGACCTGAGCCGCGAGGCGTTCGCGAAGATCGCCGAGATGGGCCTGGGTCGCGTGGACATCACCTGGAAGGTGGTGTCCTGCGACGTGGCCGGGAACCTCGAGTACCACTTCAAGAACGGCAGCAACCCGTGGTGGACCGCCATCCAGGTGCGCAACCACCGGCTGCCCATCGCCAAGCTGGAGTGGCGACGAGGAGACGGCGACTGGCAGAACGTCCCGCGCGAGGACTACAACTACTTCGTCAACGACAGCGGCATGGGCGAGGGCTCCTTCAACGTCCGGGTGACGTCCTCCACGGGCGAGCAGGTGGAGGACAAGCTGCCCGGCGTCCTCGACGACCGCAGCTACGAGGGCAGCGCCCAGTTCCGCTGA
- a CDS encoding DNA repair ATPase: protein MATDGGKGAAPTGEVALEGGSYEVIRTRLLAQADALGAKASDLNARRKAFFGGTELSVTGNERVRTEHNCVARDIVSVGRYLLFGYNVFIGLKKETSVADVFSLHRFEKTAEGFDLSAVPHTEAGGFLADPRFLRDFGELYRYYKDAKLLQLRRKDTRLLAIFQTGRSSRDIKVFRFNLETDGRATYVDNQGERDHVFPPSHDFEWTVATRENYVLGAHPHVNVLDQVFVETVKGDLTVKVENNTSSGLGIYSEPVDDANQSLDDAKFAWAQVGTLILLRVQPFREATQRFLVFNSRTQHVVRIDALGQACIRLPEDQGVIFPGGYYLQTGDYKVFEGDATGVGMEFKQVIRSPNGEDVLYVFHQREEGRYLLFPYNLVRKEVQNPLVCNGFSLFSDGGLVVFRETSQEPTRVHPMQVWQTPFVSDEHAAATPPAPGYLGKVGNAELVRGISDALTLQRIAKTDKPSRRTYEDLVSASTRALDAYYWLGHAETQLQEPIEALRRTSELIIDEFEKVLALQKRATEALAAAEKTQEKLLGRVRPEVLTTAEEFMLVLAELRQQRGHLITLKDIRYMDLGRVDALEKAVVEASDRTSSGCVEFLQKGEALQPLAVRLDELLAKLEPVRTTVELAPLGEDIEKTAQGLTVLGEVVGGLQVGDPLARARILEGISELFGQLNRVRASLAARRKELSGKEKRAEFGAQFRLLGQAIENALAQADLPEKCDEGLSRLTVQLEELEGRFGEFDEFLGQITQKREELLEAFGARKQTLVDERQRRAQGLFSAAERILQGVQRRSKAFKSDDELNGYFATDAMILKLRQLAEQLLELQDSVRSDEVLSRLKSAKQDALRALRDKQDLFAEGDALIKLGTFRFNVNTQPLDLTLVPRDGALFLQLTGTDYAQKLEDPELLEYQDLWEQHLVSETRDVYRAEYLAACILMDAEDGKGGLSLTALHEALMAGSLLERVRAYAADRFDEGYERGVHDVDATALLEKLLHLHQGAGLLRFAPLPRAWAALYWAFDGDDAARALLHRRARSLARLRKTFATAGGMGELGLALGEAVGAFLQKHGVKHSAAEARMAGRYLVEELSVERPRFTTSGEALALRDALLAQLDRQGTRSAFEEDLRGLEKDLAARLEVSRAWVDAYLAQRDGGPGEAVHVALEAAVLLLTERKLDVEPAGALTSAEVTGLLGSHARIQDRKLSVRLDEFLARLGEFRQLRVPQYQAYRALLRNLLERERRKLRLEELSPKVLSSFVRNRLIDEVYLPLIGANLAKQLGAAGEGKRTDRMGMLLLMSPPGYGKTTLMEYVASRLGLAFVKVNGPALGHAVKSLDPAEAPNATARQEVERINLSFEMGNNVMLYLDDIQHSDPELLQKFISLCDGQRRVEGVWNGRTRTYDLRGKKFCVVMAGNPYTETGERFRIPDMLANRADTYNLGDILDGKEHLFALSYLENALTSNVVTAPLATRDAADTHRILRMAQGEEVPAGELKHGYAAAELQEIIAIFQRMFRVQSVLLKVNMQYIASAAQDERFRTEPAFKLQGSYRNMNKLSEKLVAAMTDAELERLVDDHYQGESQTLTTAAEQNLLKLAELRGRLTPEKAKRWEEIKQGFARVKRMGGKEDDPVARVTGQLGGIEEQLGAVRDAVVQAAAQVQQGAAREEASPAAEALPYLEALRDAVLEVARVGREAKSAPPPPAPVAATDLTPYLKHLAQLLKALTERASTAAAAPTVVAAPQPDFGPYMEQLSRALSALADRPVNVSAQVPVEALQRTANVAGPSPAELSRQIELVEGVLLPLERAARRAVQGEGEGVKSLQVWQGVTEALELLRSMLRR, encoded by the coding sequence ATGGCAACTGACGGCGGAAAGGGCGCGGCGCCCACGGGCGAGGTGGCGCTGGAGGGCGGCAGCTACGAGGTCATCCGGACGCGCCTGCTCGCGCAGGCGGACGCGCTGGGGGCGAAGGCCTCGGACCTCAACGCGCGGCGCAAGGCGTTCTTCGGAGGGACCGAGCTGTCGGTCACCGGCAACGAGCGCGTGCGCACCGAGCACAACTGCGTGGCGCGCGACATCGTCAGCGTCGGGCGCTACCTGCTCTTCGGCTACAACGTCTTCATCGGCCTGAAGAAGGAGACGTCCGTCGCGGACGTCTTCTCCCTGCATCGCTTCGAGAAGACGGCCGAGGGCTTCGACCTGTCCGCGGTCCCCCACACCGAGGCGGGCGGCTTCCTCGCGGATCCGCGCTTCCTGCGGGACTTCGGGGAGCTGTATCGCTACTACAAGGACGCGAAGCTGCTCCAGCTGCGCCGCAAGGACACGCGGCTGCTGGCCATCTTCCAGACGGGTCGCTCCTCGCGCGACATCAAGGTCTTCCGCTTCAACCTGGAGACGGACGGGCGCGCGACGTACGTGGACAACCAGGGCGAGCGCGACCACGTGTTCCCTCCGTCCCACGACTTCGAGTGGACGGTGGCCACGCGCGAGAACTACGTGCTGGGCGCGCACCCGCACGTCAACGTGCTGGACCAGGTCTTCGTGGAGACGGTGAAGGGCGACCTCACCGTCAAGGTGGAGAACAACACGTCCAGCGGCCTGGGCATCTACAGCGAGCCGGTGGACGACGCGAACCAGTCGCTGGACGACGCGAAGTTCGCCTGGGCGCAGGTGGGGACGCTCATCCTCCTGCGCGTGCAGCCCTTCCGCGAGGCGACGCAGCGCTTCCTCGTGTTCAACTCCCGCACCCAGCACGTGGTCCGCATCGACGCGCTGGGGCAGGCCTGCATCCGCCTGCCGGAGGACCAGGGCGTCATCTTCCCGGGCGGCTACTACCTCCAGACGGGCGACTACAAGGTCTTCGAGGGCGACGCCACCGGCGTGGGCATGGAGTTCAAGCAGGTCATCCGCTCGCCCAACGGAGAGGACGTCCTCTACGTCTTCCACCAGCGCGAGGAGGGCCGCTACCTGCTCTTCCCGTACAACCTGGTGCGCAAGGAGGTGCAGAACCCGCTGGTGTGCAACGGCTTCAGCCTCTTCTCCGACGGCGGGCTGGTGGTGTTCCGCGAGACGTCGCAGGAGCCCACGCGCGTGCACCCCATGCAGGTGTGGCAGACGCCGTTCGTCTCGGACGAGCACGCCGCGGCCACGCCCCCCGCGCCCGGCTACCTGGGCAAGGTGGGCAACGCGGAGCTGGTGCGCGGCATCTCCGACGCGCTGACGCTCCAGCGCATCGCGAAGACGGACAAGCCCAGCCGGCGCACCTACGAGGACCTGGTCTCCGCCTCCACGCGCGCCCTGGACGCGTACTACTGGCTGGGGCACGCGGAGACGCAGCTGCAGGAGCCCATCGAGGCGCTGCGCCGCACCTCCGAGCTCATCATCGACGAGTTCGAGAAGGTGCTCGCGCTCCAGAAGCGCGCGACGGAGGCCCTGGCCGCGGCGGAGAAGACGCAGGAGAAGCTCCTGGGGCGCGTGCGGCCGGAGGTGCTCACCACGGCCGAGGAGTTCATGCTGGTGCTGGCCGAGCTGCGGCAGCAGCGCGGTCACCTCATCACGCTCAAGGACATCCGCTACATGGACCTGGGGCGCGTGGACGCCCTCGAGAAGGCCGTGGTGGAGGCGTCCGACCGCACCAGCTCCGGGTGCGTGGAGTTCCTCCAGAAGGGCGAGGCGCTCCAGCCGCTGGCGGTGCGCCTGGACGAACTGCTCGCGAAGCTGGAGCCCGTGCGGACCACGGTGGAGCTGGCGCCGCTGGGCGAGGACATCGAGAAGACGGCCCAGGGGTTGACGGTGCTGGGCGAGGTCGTCGGCGGCCTCCAGGTGGGAGACCCGCTCGCCCGCGCCCGCATCCTGGAGGGCATCTCCGAGCTGTTCGGCCAGCTCAACCGGGTGCGCGCCAGCCTCGCGGCCCGGCGCAAGGAGCTGTCCGGCAAGGAGAAGCGCGCGGAGTTCGGCGCGCAGTTCCGGCTGCTGGGGCAGGCCATCGAGAACGCCCTGGCCCAGGCGGACCTGCCGGAGAAGTGCGACGAGGGCCTGTCGCGGCTCACCGTCCAGCTCGAGGAGCTGGAGGGCCGGTTCGGCGAGTTCGACGAGTTCCTGGGGCAGATCACCCAGAAGCGCGAGGAGCTGCTGGAGGCGTTCGGCGCGCGCAAGCAGACGCTGGTGGACGAGCGCCAGCGCCGCGCGCAGGGCCTGTTCAGCGCCGCGGAGCGCATCCTCCAGGGCGTGCAGCGCCGCTCCAAGGCGTTCAAGTCGGACGACGAGCTCAACGGCTACTTCGCCACCGACGCGATGATCCTCAAGCTGCGGCAGCTGGCCGAGCAGCTCCTGGAGCTCCAGGACAGCGTCCGCTCCGACGAGGTGTTGTCCCGCCTGAAGTCCGCGAAGCAGGACGCGCTGCGGGCGCTGCGGGACAAGCAGGACCTGTTCGCCGAGGGCGACGCGCTCATCAAGCTGGGGACGTTCCGCTTCAACGTCAACACCCAGCCGCTGGACCTGACGCTCGTGCCGCGCGACGGCGCGCTCTTCCTCCAACTCACCGGCACGGATTACGCGCAGAAGCTCGAGGACCCCGAGCTGCTCGAGTACCAGGACCTGTGGGAGCAGCACCTCGTCTCCGAGACGCGGGACGTGTACCGCGCCGAGTACCTGGCCGCCTGCATCCTGATGGACGCGGAGGACGGGAAGGGCGGGCTGTCGTTGACGGCGCTCCACGAGGCGCTGATGGCGGGGAGCCTGTTGGAGCGCGTGCGCGCCTACGCGGCGGACCGCTTCGACGAGGGCTACGAGCGCGGCGTGCACGACGTCGACGCGACGGCGCTCCTGGAGAAGCTGCTCCACCTGCACCAGGGCGCCGGGCTCCTGCGCTTCGCCCCGCTGCCGCGTGCGTGGGCCGCGCTGTACTGGGCCTTCGACGGAGACGACGCGGCGCGCGCGTTGCTGCACCGGCGCGCGCGCAGCCTCGCGCGGCTGCGCAAGACGTTCGCCACGGCCGGCGGCATGGGAGAGCTGGGCCTCGCGCTGGGCGAGGCCGTGGGGGCCTTCCTCCAGAAGCACGGGGTGAAGCACTCCGCGGCCGAGGCGCGGATGGCCGGGCGCTACCTCGTGGAGGAGCTGTCCGTGGAGCGTCCCCGCTTCACGACGAGCGGCGAGGCGCTGGCGCTGCGCGACGCGCTGCTGGCCCAGCTCGACCGCCAGGGCACCCGGTCCGCGTTCGAGGAGGACCTGCGCGGCCTGGAGAAGGACCTCGCGGCCCGGCTGGAGGTCTCCCGGGCGTGGGTGGATGCCTACCTGGCGCAGCGAGACGGAGGGCCGGGTGAGGCCGTCCACGTCGCGCTGGAGGCGGCGGTGTTGCTGCTCACCGAGCGCAAGCTCGACGTCGAGCCGGCGGGGGCCCTGACCTCGGCGGAGGTGACGGGGCTGCTGGGCAGCCATGCCCGCATCCAGGACCGCAAGCTGTCGGTCCGCCTGGACGAGTTCCTGGCGCGCCTGGGCGAGTTCCGCCAGCTGCGCGTGCCCCAGTACCAGGCGTACCGGGCGCTCCTGCGCAACCTGCTGGAGCGCGAGCGTCGCAAGCTGCGCCTCGAGGAGCTGTCGCCGAAGGTGCTGTCGTCCTTCGTCCGCAACCGGCTCATCGACGAGGTGTACCTGCCGCTCATCGGCGCGAACCTCGCCAAGCAGCTGGGCGCCGCGGGCGAGGGCAAGCGCACCGACCGCATGGGCATGCTGCTGCTCATGTCACCGCCGGGCTACGGCAAGACGACGCTGATGGAGTACGTGGCCAGCCGCCTGGGGCTCGCCTTCGTGAAGGTGAACGGGCCCGCGCTGGGCCACGCGGTGAAGTCGTTGGATCCGGCGGAGGCCCCCAACGCCACGGCCCGCCAGGAGGTGGAGCGCATCAACCTGTCGTTCGAGATGGGCAACAACGTGATGCTCTACCTCGACGACATCCAGCACAGCGACCCGGAGCTGCTCCAGAAGTTCATCTCCCTGTGCGACGGCCAGCGCCGCGTCGAGGGCGTCTGGAACGGCCGCACGCGCACCTACGACCTGCGCGGCAAGAAGTTCTGCGTCGTCATGGCGGGCAACCCGTACACCGAGACGGGCGAGCGCTTCCGCATCCCGGACATGCTCGCCAACCGCGCGGACACCTACAACCTGGGTGACATCCTCGACGGCAAGGAGCACCTGTTCGCGTTGAGCTACCTGGAGAACGCGCTCACGTCGAACGTGGTGACGGCGCCCCTGGCCACGCGCGACGCGGCGGACACGCACCGCATCCTCCGCATGGCGCAGGGCGAGGAGGTGCCCGCGGGCGAGCTGAAGCATGGCTACGCCGCGGCGGAGCTCCAGGAGATCATCGCCATCTTCCAGCGGATGTTCCGCGTCCAGTCGGTGCTGCTGAAGGTGAACATGCAGTACATCGCGTCGGCGGCGCAGGACGAGCGCTTCCGCACGGAGCCCGCGTTCAAGCTCCAGGGCAGCTACCGCAACATGAACAAGCTGTCGGAGAAGCTCGTCGCGGCCATGACGGACGCGGAGCTGGAGCGGCTCGTCGACGACCACTACCAGGGCGAGTCCCAGACGCTCACCACCGCGGCGGAGCAGAACCTGCTCAAGCTGGCGGAGCTGCGCGGCCGCCTCACGCCGGAGAAGGCGAAGCGTTGGGAGGAGATCAAGCAGGGCTTCGCGCGCGTCAAGCGCATGGGCGGCAAGGAGGACGACCCCGTCGCCCGCGTCACCGGTCAGCTCGGCGGCATCGAGGAGCAGCTGGGCGCCGTGCGCGACGCGGTGGTCCAGGCCGCGGCGCAGGTCCAGCAGGGCGCGGCGCGGGAGGAGGCGAGCCCCGCCGCCGAGGCGCTTCCGTACCTGGAGGCCCTGCGCGACGCGGTGCTGGAGGTCGCGCGCGTGGGCCGCGAGGCGAAGTCAGCACCGCCGCCCCCCGCGCCGGTCGCCGCCACGGACCTGACGCCCTACCTGAAGCACCTGGCCCAGCTGCTCAAGGCGCTCACCGAGCGGGCGTCGACGGCCGCCGCGGCGCCGACGGTGGTGGCCGCCCCGCAGCCGGACTTCGGACCGTACATGGAGCAGCTGTCCCGGGCGCTGTCCGCGCTGGCGGACCGGCCCGTGAACGTGTCCGCCCAGGTGCCGGTGGAGGCGCTCCAGCGTACGGCCAACGTCGCGGGGCCGTCTCCGGCGGAGCTCAGCCGGCAGATCGAGCTGGTGGAGGGCGTGCTGCTGCCGCTGGAGCGCGCCGCCCGCCGCGCCGTCCAGGGCGAGGGTGAGGGCGTCAAGTCGCTCCAGGTCTGGCAGGGCGTCACCGAGGCCCTGGAGCTGCTGCGCTCCATGCTGCGACGGTGA
- a CDS encoding acetylserotonin O-methyltransferase: MTQMVYGFWVSRCLQIMAELEIADIIGDGQKTVEELAEASKTHAQSLRRLLRLVSGLGILYRDDKTERFSLTEMGQLLRKENPDSVYGSLRAHGLLLSWQAWGDLATALKTGQPTIDKFMGMPFFDYLAKDREVAEIFNTSMAAYQSLNAPAVVGAYDFSGAKSVVDVGGGTGTLLARILQAHPSMRGAIYELPHVKHEATARLKELGLSQRTEVLEGDFFESIPPGYDIYVLSQIIHDWDDERSLRILSNIRAAMKPDSKLLIVETVLPGDNIPHFGNLYDMAMLVIVGGRERTGPEYTALAEKAGLRVQRVVPTYMPPSVVEIVPI, translated from the coding sequence ATGACCCAGATGGTGTATGGCTTCTGGGTGTCTCGCTGCCTGCAGATCATGGCCGAGCTGGAAATCGCGGACATCATCGGCGACGGGCAGAAGACGGTCGAGGAGCTCGCGGAGGCCAGCAAGACGCATGCGCAGTCGCTGCGGCGCCTGCTGCGGCTGGTGAGCGGCCTGGGCATCCTGTATCGCGACGACAAGACGGAGCGCTTCAGCCTCACGGAGATGGGGCAGCTGTTGCGCAAGGAGAACCCGGACTCCGTCTACGGCTCGCTCCGCGCGCACGGCCTGCTGTTGTCGTGGCAGGCCTGGGGAGACCTCGCCACCGCGTTGAAGACGGGGCAGCCGACCATCGACAAGTTCATGGGCATGCCCTTCTTCGACTACCTCGCCAAGGATCGCGAGGTCGCGGAGATCTTCAACACGAGCATGGCCGCGTATCAGAGCCTCAACGCGCCCGCCGTGGTGGGGGCGTATGACTTCTCGGGCGCGAAGTCGGTGGTCGACGTGGGCGGCGGAACGGGGACGCTGCTGGCGCGCATCCTCCAGGCCCACCCGTCGATGCGGGGCGCCATCTACGAGCTGCCTCACGTGAAACACGAGGCCACCGCGCGGCTCAAGGAGCTGGGCCTGTCACAGCGCACGGAGGTGCTGGAGGGCGACTTCTTCGAGAGCATCCCCCCGGGCTACGACATCTACGTCCTGTCGCAGATCATCCACGACTGGGACGACGAGCGCAGCCTGCGCATCCTGTCCAACATCCGCGCGGCGATGAAGCCGGACTCGAAGCTGCTCATCGTGGAGACCGTGCTGCCGGGCGACAACATCCCGCACTTCGGAAACCTCTACGACATGGCCATGCTCGTCATCGTCGGGGGGCGCGAGCGCACCGGCCCCGAGTACACCGCGCTGGCCGAAAAGGCGGGCCTGCGCGTCCAGCGCGTGGTTCCCACGTACATGCCGCCCAGCGTCGTGGAGATCGTCCCCATCTGA
- a CDS encoding 2OG-Fe(II) oxygenase, with protein MRAFITHRESLPVDELNALRDALLGSGFVARSPLMGTFRASRGFAFIFTHEGRATLEERFPFLRAYLARVLAPESARGLRPWWERLLGRPPPPVPNAFYLNLLLLDAGTPVGRHIDATLQEPSGMPGVTPHHVSVLYLQMPRGAAGGALRLFEDQRPVGEVHPHPGVLVHFRGDLQHEVQPFIGGEPEALRASLVCEQYVFPPEALARLPTFRIQSKAGFAAYLADRAR; from the coding sequence GTGCGCGCCTTCATCACCCACCGGGAGTCGCTGCCCGTCGACGAGCTCAACGCGCTGCGAGACGCGTTGCTCGGCTCGGGCTTCGTCGCGCGCAGTCCGCTGATGGGGACGTTTCGCGCGAGTCGGGGCTTCGCCTTCATCTTCACACACGAAGGACGCGCCACGCTGGAGGAGCGCTTTCCGTTCCTGCGGGCCTACCTCGCGAGGGTGCTCGCGCCAGAGAGCGCGCGGGGGTTGCGGCCCTGGTGGGAGCGACTGCTGGGGCGCCCTCCGCCGCCGGTCCCCAATGCCTTCTACCTGAACCTGCTGTTGCTCGACGCCGGCACGCCGGTGGGACGACACATCGACGCGACGCTCCAGGAGCCCAGCGGCATGCCCGGGGTTACGCCCCATCACGTGAGCGTCCTGTACCTGCAGATGCCTCGCGGCGCGGCGGGAGGCGCCCTGCGCTTGTTCGAGGACCAGCGCCCCGTGGGCGAGGTACATCCGCACCCAGGGGTCCTCGTGCACTTCCGAGGAGACCTGCAGCACGAGGTGCAGCCCTTCATCGGCGGTGAGCCCGAGGCGCTCCGAGCGAGCCTGGTCTGCGAGCAATACGTCTTCCCTCCGGAGGCGCTGGCGCGGCTGCCCACGTTCCGCATCCAGTCCAAGGCGGGCTTCGCCGCGTACCTCGCCGACCGGGCGAGATGA
- a CDS encoding DUF1330 domain-containing protein → MAVDPQGTDIQRFIEEDTGGPMVMMNLVRFKEGGRASFSEYVNAVLPFIVKAGAQPLYAGDCSTPLVAEPGQTWDAVMLVRYPDRATFMKMVTDPEYQRFNHLRTAALSEAVMQATTPWANSP, encoded by the coding sequence GTGGCTGTCGATCCGCAGGGCACCGATATCCAGCGGTTCATCGAGGAGGACACCGGTGGGCCGATGGTGATGATGAACCTGGTGCGATTCAAGGAGGGCGGTCGCGCGTCGTTCTCCGAGTACGTGAACGCGGTCCTTCCCTTCATCGTGAAGGCCGGAGCCCAGCCACTCTATGCGGGCGACTGTTCCACACCGCTGGTGGCGGAGCCGGGGCAGACGTGGGACGCGGTGATGCTGGTGCGCTACCCCGACCGGGCGACGTTCATGAAGATGGTGACCGACCCGGAGTACCAGCGCTTCAACCACCTGCGGACGGCCGCGCTGAGCGAGGCCGTGATGCAGGCGACGACGCCGTGGGCGAATTCGCCGTAG